The following is a genomic window from Candidatus Acidiferrales bacterium.
GAAGGGGCCCGCTTTGCGGTTGCTCCAAGTTGCGCCACTTGCGGTAACGCCTATCCCACTGACGCCGAAGTGCAAAACGTGGTGAATGCAGCCCTGGCGGCCTCTTCCCTGGATCCAGCGGTGGTTTCTGGCTTTTCCATCACCCGAGGCGTGATCCTTAACCCGGCAAGCGCACTTACAGAAACGGGTGTGGTGGTCAGGTTGAACTATCCTTTCCAATTTGTCGTTCCCTTTACTTCCATTCACTTCACCACGGTTTCGCTATCGGCCCACGTGCAGATGCGGGAGGAATGAGGAATGAGGGATAAGGTGCGGGCGCCGGGAAACTCCATTCGTGGGATGCTTGGCAGGGTCGCCCGGCCAGCGTGGCTCGATTCTTTGGGGACAGGCGAGGCGGCACAACTCGTTGAATTCGCCTTGATGCTGCCTCTCCTGGTGGTGTTGGCAGTGGGACTCGCCGATTTTGGCGCTGCTTTCGTCGTGCGCGACAAGCTTGCCAACGCGGCTCGGGACGGCGCGCGGATCGCCGTGAGCCAAAGTACAGCCGACCTCACCCAACCCAACCCGCTCACGGTACAGGCGGTGCGCGACGCGGTGGTGAATTACCTGAACAACGCCGGGATCCAGGCGACGCTCAGCGGCACAAGTCCGTGCGCGACGGGCGCATTTTCCTGGACCTATTGCTTAACCAACGGCGGCCAGATCAGGATTGAGCGCCAATTCCTGGTGAATGTGGGTGGCACCCTGGTTTTGTCCAGTCGCGTGACCGTCTCCTATCCCTATAGCTGGACCTTCGCCCAAGTGATTAGGCTCCTCGTGCCTTCCAGCAGTTACCCGAGTTCGTTCATGATTTCGACCGAATCAGTGATGAGGAACTAGGATTTGATTGAGTGGGGGTGACCATGACTTGGAAACATTCACGCGGAGTGCTTCACAACCGGCAGCGTGGCATAAGCTTATTCACGGTGGCGGCGTGGCTGGTGGTTTTGTTTGGTATGGCGGCGCTGGCGATTGATTTGGCGGCGCTTTACGTGGCCCGCAATGAGGCCCAACGGGCTGCTGATGCGGGCGCACTTGCCGGCGCCAGGTCGTTCGTCCAGTCGGGCTTTCTTTCGGGCTCAGTTCCACAGTCCACTGCTCAAAGCCTGGCTACAAACCAAGCTATTGCCATCGGAGGCCAGAATCTTGTGGGCGGGCTGCCTGCTTCGATCGCGCCCGGCGACGTGACCTTCGATTTCTCCCGGCCGACAAACCCACTGATAACCGTGGCGGTGCAGCGGACCCAGGCTACGGGCAATCCCATGCCCACGTTTTTCGGAAAGGCATTGGGAATCGGCAATGCGGATGTTTCGGCCACTGCCACGGCGGAGGCTTACACTCCCTCGGGCGGCAACATGCCCATCGGGACGGGCTGCATTAAACCCTGGATTCTGCCCAATTGTGACCCGAACCACACGGTGCCTGAAAACCCGAATTGTCCCGGGAATGCATACTTCGTTGATCCGACAACGGGCGCGGTTGCTAATCCGGGTGGCGTCGCGAGCGGCGGCGTGATCGGCGAGCAGCTCCTGCTCAAGCCAGGCCTCCCGGGCGAAGCTCCAGCTCCCAGCCAGTTTTATCCTATCCAGATTCCTCCCGGCGACGAACCGGCTATTTGCCCTCCTTGCGCGCAGGTCACCGGTTCGTCCGGACCCGGCGCTGCTCTCTATGAACGGAACATATCCTGCTGCAACACCAATCAGCTCTACTGTGGCCAACAGCTCACTCTCGACAGGCAGACCGGGAACATGGTTGGCCCAACAGCGCAGGGCGTTCAGTGTTTGATTCACCAGCAAAGCTCAAACTGCGCTGGGGCCGCGAGCGGTTGCGGGCAGGACTATCTGCAGAACACTTCCACGTATCCCCTCCCGATCGTTGGTGGAAGCAACAACCCCAATCCCGCCCTCCAGGGTCAGTTGCTTAGCTCGAGCGATTCGATTGTGACAACCCCGCTCTATGACGGGACCAACTTGTGTCCCGGTGGAGCTTCGACTTGCGGCATGGCCACAATCGTTGGGTTTCTCCAGGTTTTTGTGGAGAAAGTCGGACCGCCCCAGGCGACCGTGAC
Proteins encoded in this region:
- a CDS encoding pilus assembly protein TadG-related protein, which codes for MTWKHSRGVLHNRQRGISLFTVAAWLVVLFGMAALAIDLAALYVARNEAQRAADAGALAGARSFVQSGFLSGSVPQSTAQSLATNQAIAIGGQNLVGGLPASIAPGDVTFDFSRPTNPLITVAVQRTQATGNPMPTFFGKALGIGNADVSATATAEAYTPSGGNMPIGTGCIKPWILPNCDPNHTVPENPNCPGNAYFVDPTTGAVANPGGVASGGVIGEQLLLKPGLPGEAPAPSQFYPIQIPPGDEPAICPPCAQVTGSSGPGAALYERNISCCNTNQLYCGQQLTLDRQTGNMVGPTAQGVQCLIHQQSSNCAGAASGCGQDYLQNTSTYPLPIVGGSNNPNPALQGQLLSSSDSIVTTPLYDGTNLCPGGASTCGMATIVGFLQVFVEKVGPPQATVTGYVMNIAGCGAGGSGGGSGGGGGGGSGGGGSGTGNSGTITGSGGSPFPVRLVRPTP
- a CDS encoding TadE/TadG family type IV pilus assembly protein; translated protein: MCPQLRTRRYVVRHLWRTRVWEEGGAQLVEAALVISLLLMLLIGMVWMGRAYNVHETITRAAREGARFAVAPSCATCGNAYPTDAEVQNVVNAALAASSLDPAVVSGFSITRGVILNPASALTETGVVVRLNYPFQFVVPFTSIHFTTVSLSAHVQMREE
- a CDS encoding TadE/TadG family type IV pilus assembly protein; this translates as MRDKVRAPGNSIRGMLGRVARPAWLDSLGTGEAAQLVEFALMLPLLVVLAVGLADFGAAFVVRDKLANAARDGARIAVSQSTADLTQPNPLTVQAVRDAVVNYLNNAGIQATLSGTSPCATGAFSWTYCLTNGGQIRIERQFLVNVGGTLVLSSRVTVSYPYSWTFAQVIRLLVPSSSYPSSFMISTESVMRN